Proteins from a genomic interval of Pseudomonadota bacterium:
- a CDS encoding class I SAM-dependent methyltransferase, with product MSEENSPDKFVPALGFSWLTRIYDPVVRLTTREQRFKSELLAQAGLAAPMEVLDLACGTGTLAIRAKQQQPGCEITGIDADDRILKIARGKAKKEGQAIDFQQGFSTELPFPDQHFDRVLSSLFFHHLLPDAKQLTFREVHRVLKSSGQLHIADWGKPGWVLMRGLFYFIQLLDGFDNTRDNVEGRLPELMRQAGFRNVTTGREFSTMFGTMTLYSGQK from the coding sequence CGGACAAATTTGTGCCTGCGCTGGGTTTTTCCTGGCTGACACGGATTTACGATCCTGTCGTTCGTCTCACGACCAGGGAGCAAAGGTTCAAAAGTGAACTACTTGCCCAGGCGGGTCTGGCGGCGCCCATGGAAGTCCTTGACCTGGCATGCGGTACGGGCACTCTGGCGATTCGGGCGAAACAACAACAACCCGGCTGCGAAATCACCGGTATCGACGCCGACGACCGGATATTGAAAATCGCCCGCGGCAAGGCGAAAAAGGAAGGGCAGGCGATCGATTTCCAACAGGGTTTTTCCACCGAGCTGCCGTTTCCCGATCAACATTTTGATCGCGTTTTGTCCAGCCTGTTTTTTCACCATCTGCTGCCGGACGCGAAGCAACTGACTTTTCGGGAGGTCCACCGCGTTTTGAAATCGAGCGGACAACTGCATATCGCCGATTGGGGCAAGCCCGGCTGGGTCCTGATGCGCGGGCTGTTTTATTTTATCCAGCTTCTGGATGGTTTCGACAATACGCGTGACAACGTTGAGGGCCGTTTGCCGGAGCTGATGCGGCAGGCGGGGTTCCGGAACGTGACGACCGGTCGTGAATTCTCGACCATGTTCGGCACCATGACCCTGTATAGCGGGCAAAAATAG